A genomic stretch from Aedes albopictus strain Foshan chromosome 2, AalbF5, whole genome shotgun sequence includes:
- the LOC134286370 gene encoding uncharacterized protein LOC134286370, whose amino-acid sequence MSNYVNYQRQPMTKENEWILKDVLKSRKFLKEHPELYVTKADKGNKTVVLAASEYREKMAEMFLANILGSIVGKTQYHVKNSFEFAEEISTVVIPEGSIIYSLDVVSLYTNVPVEKVYELVEEKWEQLQECTTIPWESFKHAMKTVLEASFFQYEGKFYSQTAGVPMGSPLSPVVANIIMEKVEQEAITKLEENNITISYYRRYVDDCFVVGRREEVEKVVEQFNAVDEKLNFTVEQETNESLRFLDLTLSREGERIRKIWFPKKRDGRYLDYNSESPHTHKMNTMIALIDRALKLTDVERREESIRMVKHILRNNNYPENLIQRTIKRRVHLIYNTLDNERENGEQKSSTE is encoded by the exons ATGTCGAACTACGTCAACTATCAACGACAGCCCATGACGAAAGAAAACGAGTGGATACTCAAAGACgtactgaaaagccgaaaattcttgaaggaacatcccGAACTGTACGTAACGAAAGCGGATAAAGGGAATAAGACGGTCGTGTTGGCAGCCTCGGAGTATCGTGAAAAGATGGCGGAAATG TTCTTAGCGAACATCTTGGGTAGTATAGTGGGGAAAACACAATATCACGTCAAAAACAGTTTCGAATTTGCGGAAGAAATCTCGACCGTAGTGATTCCAGAAGGCAGTATCATCTACTCCTTGGATGTAGTATCACTTTACACCAACGTTCCAGTTGAGAAAGTATACGAACTCGTAGAAGAAAAGTGGGAACAACTACAAGAATGCACCACTATCCCTTGGGAAAGTTTCAAACATGCAATGAAGACGGTTCTTGAGGCATCTTTCTTCCAATACGAAGGAAAATTCTACAGCCAAACAGCGGGGGTGCCCATGGGATCCCCCCTTTCACCGGTTGTAGCCAACATCATCATGGAAAAGGTGGAACAGGAGGCCATAACAAAGCTGGAGGAGAACAACATCACCATCTCATACTACAGAAGGTACGTCGACGATTGCTTCGTAGTCGGCAGAAGAGAGGAAGTGGAGAAGGTGGTGGAACAGTTCAACGCAGTGGATGAGAAACTGAATTTCACCGTGGAGCAAGAAACGAACGAGTCACTCCGGTTTCTGGATCTCACGCTCTCGAGAGAGGGTGAGCGAATTAGAAAAATTTGGTTTCCAAAAAAACGTGACGGCAGATACCTGGACTACAACTCAGAGAGCCCGCACACGCACAAAATGAACACTATGATCGCGCTTATTGACCGAGCACTGAAGCTAACAGATGTCGAACGAAGGGAGGAAAGCATTCGAATGGTCAAACACATTCTCCGCAATAATAACTATCCAGAGAACCTCATCCAACGCACGATAAAGCGTCGGGTTCATCTCATATACAACACTCTTGATAACGAACGCGAGAATGGGGAACAAAAAAG TTCAACGGAGTGA